The DNA segment AGGATAACTAATTATTATGAGTGAAAAACAGATGGTTTCTGTTGTAATCCCAGCTAAAAATGAGGAAAAAACAATTGCTGCGATAATACTATCTTCAAAAAAATCAAGATATGTAAATCAAGTAATTGTTTCAATAGATAGAACTACAAGTGATCAAACAGCAAAAATTGCTGAAGAAATGGGAGCACTTGTTATACAAGAAAATGTCTCAGGCTTTGGAAAAGTAATTAAAAAGGGAATTGAACATTCTAATAATAATTTAGTATTCAAAACTGATGGAGATATTAGGCAATTTCAGTCAGATTGGATTGATAGAGCAGTTCAGCAATATGATAAAAATATTGGATTGGTCAAGACCTTTTGGCCACAAAAAAAGCACACAAGATCAGTTACAGCTCTTACAGCCAAACCTGTCATAAATAAACTCTGTCCTGAACTCAGCTTTATCCATTTACCATTATCAGGCATTTATTTATTTGATAAAAATAAAGTGGATTGGAAGGATTTATCAGAGGATTGGGGTTTTGATCTTCACCTTTTATTAAATGTTTATTTCAAAGGCTTTAAAATTAAACAATTCATCATTCCAGAAATTGTAGATACAAAAAAAAATATCAAAGATCTTGTTCCAATGGCACAAGAAATAGTGAATCTATTATTCTCGTTATTTAGTTTACCGTCGAAAAATGCGAAAATACTAATTATTACTGCTCATCCCGATGATGCTGAAATCTGGTGTGGAGGAACTATTGCACAAACATGTTTAAATGGAGGCGAAGTAAAATCAATTATTGTTACCGGAACTAATAAAAGAATCAAAGAGTCAATTTCAACATCCAAATTAATACCTAGTTTTGAGCCAATATTTCTTAATCAAAATCAGTTTGAAGACTTCATAAAAATTGAAATTTCAGATAAGATTTCAGACGTAATACATAACTTTCAACCCGAAATAATAATCACTCATCAACCTGAGGATTTTCATATTGATCATCGAAGAGTTTCCGAACTTACACTAATGAGTTTGTTGAGATTAGGTCATAAAAATTATCCTAATCGGGTTTACTATTGCAATACTTACTTCCAAAAAGACAGATTATCAAATAGCTTTTCTCCTGATTCTTTCGTAGATATAAGTAATTATTTTTCACTTAAGAAAAAACTAATATCAATGCATAAAAGTCAGCGAATTACATATTATCTTGACATGATAGAGGCTATGGATAAAATGAATGGGATTAAGTCTGGTGTTGAATATGCTGAAGCATTCTTAACTTGTACTACCCATTTGACAAATAAAGCTAAAAAGTGTCTTTAAGATAAATTATGATTAAAATCTGGATCAATTTAACGAATATACACATACTACTCTTTATTTTATTTCTGCTAATAATATTTCAGCGGTTTCTTTATCTTCTTGTAACATCATTCTTTAATGAGTTTCTATATATAATTCATCAATGAGTCCTATTGTGTCTTTTTCTATTATGCCAGATATTTTATTATAAGTCTGTTTAAATTTACTTTATTAAAACAGTTTTAAGAAAATCTTTAAAGTTCAATGCTTGATGAAAAAGAGTTACTCTTTCTTGAGCAATGTCTTCTTCATTTAATATACCTTGGGTTCGAAACTTGGTTTCAATTTTTTTTAAGCTGTCATAACGATTATTAAAACCCTTAATAAACTCATGTAATTCCGTCCTTTGTTGAATTGTCAAATTCGATTTTTCAATATCTCTTGAAAATCCCCAAAACGTCTCTGAAAAAAATCGTATTTCCTCCACACTATTATCAATATCTAGCTTTTCAAGAATACTATTGACTATAATCATAATGCTTTCTTGTTCTTGCTGAATTGTACTGATAATTTCATTCCTTTCAGGTGGGTCCAATTCTTTCAATATCTCTTTTATTTCGGATTTTGGAATATTACCTCCTTCACTATTAATTCTTTCAACCAAGGTTTCCTCTGATGATTTCTCTTTTTGAGAATTCTTTTTTAATACCTTATCAAACAATAAATCAATAGACCGACTTCCAATTCTTTTTAGCAAAGCTGCAAGAATAGTTCCAATTAAAAAAGTTTCCATATTATTTTTACTTTTAAGTTTTTGAATGAATTTATTATATTCAATTGACCAAGCATTTATAATGCCATTAATACCAGATGCACATAATATTAATGTTTGAGGTGCTACATTTTCAATAATTACAGGTTCACAAAAATCTCTATCCATCCTAAGATGATATGTTCGATCAAGCATCGGATCATAATCTACAACAATTTCTCCAATACCATCTGAAGTATCAGGAGCACCAATAATAATGTGATAATCATCTTTTAAATTTGCTTTAAAAGGAACTTTATTGGATATACTAACTATATTAATTGTTGGAACAATGAATGTTTCCGAAAAAATATTCTCACTAATAATCAGAGCAGTGTGCAAATCTGCTTTGCTCGTATAAATACTGATTTTTACATTGTTGTTTTTCTCCAATATAGTAACATTGCAAATTTTTGAAGGTCTTGCGTGTGACACTGCTGAATAATACTCCTTAGTCGTAAGTTTAGCTCCTGTTCTTTGTAATAGTTTTTTAATAATCCTACCCAATTTCTTTTCTAATATTTGTGGATTGGATTCGATGTTTGTTTTAATCGCATAAGTTGCTAATTCTTCTGCTGAGTGTTGATTAATTCTGGTTGATTGGATAAATTGATCTTTTTGTCTACTAACGTGATTAAAAATAATGTTTGCATACTCAACATAATGTTTGAATGCTAATCCTTTATTTATTTTTGAAAGTGCTGTTCCTTTTCTATAGATAATTGATTCATAATATTGGTTTTCAATTAAAGGGATTTCTAATACAGCTGCAGCACTTTCATATGATGTATTCCTTTCTCTGTTTTGCACATAATATCTCATTTT comes from the Bacteroidales bacterium genome and includes:
- a CDS encoding PIG-L family deacetylase produces the protein MSEKQMVSVVIPAKNEEKTIAAIILSSKKSRYVNQVIVSIDRTTSDQTAKIAEEMGALVIQENVSGFGKVIKKGIEHSNNNLVFKTDGDIRQFQSDWIDRAVQQYDKNIGLVKTFWPQKKHTRSVTALTAKPVINKLCPELSFIHLPLSGIYLFDKNKVDWKDLSEDWGFDLHLLLNVYFKGFKIKQFIIPEIVDTKKNIKDLVPMAQEIVNLLFSLFSLPSKNAKILIITAHPDDAEIWCGGTIAQTCLNGGEVKSIIVTGTNKRIKESISTSKLIPSFEPIFLNQNQFEDFIKIEISDKISDVIHNFQPEIIITHQPEDFHIDHRRVSELTLMSLLRLGHKNYPNRVYYCNTYFQKDRLSNSFSPDSFVDISNYFSLKKKLISMHKSQRITYYLDMIEAMDKMNGIKSGVEYAEAFLTCTTHLTNKAKKCL